The following proteins come from a genomic window of Aequorivita marisscotiae:
- a CDS encoding 3-hydroxyacyl-CoA dehydrogenase/enoyl-CoA hydratase family protein codes for MSKRRINKVAVIGSGIMGSGIACHFANIGVEVLLLDIVPRELTDAEKKKGLTLEDKVVRNRIVNDDLQKAIKSNPAPLYHKDFAKRISTGNLEDDISKVKTADWIIEVVIERLDIKKQVFENLDKHRKPGTLITSNTSGIPIKFMSEGRSEDFQKHFCGTHFFNPPRYLKLFEIIPGPKTSPEVLEFLNGYGEKFLGKTSVVAKDTPAFIGNRIGIFGIQSLFHQVKEMGLTIEEVDKLTGPVIGRPKSATFRTVDVVGLDTLVHVAKGIYDNVPDDEEHGIFQIPGFIDTMMEKKWLGSKSGQGFYKKVKNDDGSSEILSLDLDTMEYRKSKKASFGTLEKTKSVDKVTDRFPILIKGEDKAGEFYRKNFGAMFAYVSKRIPEITDELYKIDDAMKAGFGWDNGPFEIWDAVGVKKGIELIKDLGKEPAAWVNEMLDAGVESFYTVKDGNTYYYDIPQKKHVKVPGQDSFIILDNIRKTSEVFRNNGVIVEDLGDGILNVEFISKMNAVGGDVLAGINKAIDLAEKDYDGLVIANNGKNFSVGANIGMIFMMAVEQEYDELNAAVKYFQDTSMRLRYSSIPVVVAPHGMTLGGGCEFTLHADRVVAAAESYIGLVEFGVGVIPGGGGSKEMAMRASDTFMKDDVELNRLQEYFLTIAMAKVSTSAYEAYDTGILKKGKDIVIVNQNRQIAAAKEVARFMADQGYTKPIQRTDVKVLGKQALGMFLVGTDQMVAGNYISEHDKKIANKLAYVMAGGDLSEGSYVSEQYLLDLEREAFLSLTGERKTLERLQHMIQKGKPLRN; via the coding sequence ATGTCAAAAAGAAGAATTAACAAAGTAGCGGTAATCGGTTCCGGAATAATGGGAAGCGGCATAGCTTGCCATTTCGCCAATATTGGTGTGGAAGTGCTTTTGCTAGACATTGTTCCACGCGAACTTACAGATGCCGAAAAAAAGAAAGGGCTAACCCTGGAAGATAAAGTGGTGCGCAACCGTATTGTAAACGACGATTTGCAGAAAGCAATAAAAAGCAACCCTGCTCCACTCTATCACAAGGATTTTGCAAAACGAATTTCCACCGGAAATTTAGAAGACGATATATCGAAAGTAAAAACTGCCGATTGGATAATTGAAGTGGTAATTGAACGTTTGGATATCAAAAAACAAGTTTTTGAAAATCTAGACAAACACAGAAAGCCGGGCACGCTAATTACTTCCAATACTTCCGGTATTCCTATAAAATTTATGAGTGAAGGGCGAAGTGAGGATTTCCAGAAACACTTCTGCGGAACACACTTTTTTAATCCACCGAGATATTTAAAATTATTTGAAATTATTCCAGGTCCAAAAACTTCACCCGAAGTATTGGAATTCCTAAATGGTTACGGTGAAAAATTTCTCGGAAAAACTTCCGTTGTCGCAAAAGACACCCCTGCATTTATAGGAAACAGAATTGGAATCTTCGGAATCCAAAGTCTGTTTCATCAAGTGAAGGAAATGGGGCTCACCATTGAAGAAGTAGATAAATTAACCGGCCCGGTAATTGGTCGTCCAAAATCCGCAACTTTCCGTACGGTAGACGTTGTAGGTTTAGACACATTGGTACACGTTGCAAAAGGTATTTATGACAACGTACCCGATGACGAGGAGCACGGCATTTTCCAAATTCCCGGTTTTATCGATACCATGATGGAAAAAAAATGGTTGGGTAGCAAAAGCGGACAAGGTTTCTACAAAAAGGTAAAAAATGACGACGGAAGTAGCGAAATTCTATCGCTTGATCTCGATACCATGGAATATCGAAAAAGCAAAAAAGCATCTTTCGGCACTTTGGAAAAAACAAAATCGGTTGATAAAGTTACAGACCGTTTTCCAATTCTTATTAAAGGTGAAGATAAAGCTGGCGAATTTTACCGAAAAAACTTCGGCGCAATGTTCGCCTATGTTTCAAAACGAATTCCTGAAATAACCGACGAGCTTTACAAGATTGATGATGCCATGAAAGCTGGTTTTGGCTGGGATAACGGTCCATTTGAAATCTGGGATGCCGTTGGCGTTAAAAAGGGAATTGAATTAATAAAAGATTTAGGGAAAGAACCAGCCGCTTGGGTTAATGAAATGCTTGACGCTGGCGTAGAGTCATTCTATACCGTAAAAGACGGAAACACCTATTATTACGATATTCCACAGAAAAAACATGTAAAAGTTCCCGGACAGGATTCGTTTATAATTTTAGACAACATCCGTAAAACTTCCGAAGTTTTTAGAAATAACGGGGTTATAGTTGAGGATCTGGGCGACGGTATCTTAAACGTAGAATTTATAAGTAAGATGAACGCCGTAGGTGGCGACGTTTTGGCTGGAATAAATAAAGCAATTGATTTGGCCGAAAAAGATTACGACGGTTTGGTAATTGCCAATAACGGCAAAAACTTTTCAGTTGGCGCCAATATTGGAATGATATTTATGATGGCCGTAGAGCAGGAATATGATGAATTGAACGCTGCGGTAAAATACTTTCAGGATACAAGCATGCGACTTCGTTATTCGTCGATTCCCGTTGTGGTTGCGCCGCACGGAATGACATTGGGCGGAGGTTGTGAGTTTACATTACACGCAGATCGTGTGGTTGCAGCAGCCGAAAGTTACATTGGATTGGTTGAGTTTGGCGTTGGGGTTATTCCCGGCGGAGGCGGTTCTAAAGAAATGGCAATGCGTGCGAGCGATACATTTATGAAAGACGATGTGGAGTTAAACAGACTTCAGGAATATTTCCTGACCATTGCAATGGCAAAAGTTTCCACTTCGGCTTACGAAGCTTACGATACGGGAATTCTTAAAAAAGGAAAAGATATCGTAATTGTTAATCAAAACAGACAAATAGCCGCAGCGAAGGAAGTAGCGCGTTTTATGGCCGATCAAGGATATACGAAACCAATACAAAGAACCGATGTAAAAGTACTCGGAAAACAGGCCTTGGGAATGTTCCTCGTAGGGACCGACCAAATGGTTGCCGGTAATTACATTAGCGAGCACGATAAAAAAATTGCAAATAAGCTTGCCTACGTGATGGCGGGTGGTGATTTAAGCGAAGGAAGTTACGTAAGCGAGCAATATTTGCTAGATCTTGAAAGAGAAGCGTTCTTGAGCCTTACGGGTGAAAGAAAGACTTTGGAAAGATTACAACATATGATTCAGAAAGGGAAACCGTTGCGTAATTAA
- a CDS encoding four helix bundle protein translates to MAAKHNFRKLTIWNEGIELAKETYATTKIFPKSETYGLSNQMQRCAVSVPSNIAEGTAKSSDKHFLQYLETALGSAFEWETQLIISYEIGYISEETFTHLETKIQKIQGMLTRFMESLSNH, encoded by the coding sequence ATGGCTGCAAAACATAATTTTAGAAAACTTACTATTTGGAATGAAGGTATTGAATTGGCGAAAGAAACATATGCCACCACTAAAATATTTCCAAAATCTGAAACTTATGGATTGTCTAATCAGATGCAGCGATGCGCAGTATCTGTACCTTCAAATATTGCAGAAGGAACTGCTAAAAGCTCCGATAAACATTTTCTTCAATATTTAGAAACAGCTTTGGGCTCAGCCTTTGAATGGGAAACACAACTAATTATATCTTATGAAATAGGATATATTTCGGAGGAAACGTTTACACATTTAGAAACTAAAATTCAGAAAATCCAAGGAATGTTAACGCGTTTTATGGAAAGTCTGTCAAATCACTAA
- a CDS encoding acetyl-CoA C-acyltransferase translates to MKQRTAYIVKAYRTAVGKAPRGVFRFKRPDELAAETIKYIMNELPQLDKKRIDDVIVGNAMPEAEQGLNMGRLISLMGLDIVDIPGMTVNRYCASGLETISIATAKIQSGMADCIIAGGAESMSFIPMGGYKPVPDYKVAKEGNEDYYWNMGLTAEAVAKKYNVSREDQDEFAYTSQMRALKAQDEDRFQDQIVPIEIEETFVNDSGKKETRKYTVTKDEGPRKGTNIEALSKLRPVFAQGGSVTAGNSSQMSDGAAFAVIMSEEMVKELNLEPIARLVSYAAVGVEPSIMGIGPLYAIPKALKQAGLKQDQLDLIELNEAFASQSLAVIRGLGLDKEIVNVNGGAIAMGHPLGCTGAKLSVQLFDEMQKRDMQGKYGMVTMCVGTGQGAAGVYEFLK, encoded by the coding sequence ATGAAACAAAGAACTGCTTATATTGTTAAAGCATACAGAACCGCAGTGGGTAAAGCACCCCGCGGAGTTTTCCGTTTTAAAAGACCAGACGAACTGGCTGCGGAAACTATTAAATATATAATGAACGAATTGCCGCAACTCGACAAAAAACGAATTGACGACGTAATCGTGGGCAATGCAATGCCCGAAGCCGAGCAAGGTCTGAATATGGGTAGGTTGATTTCGTTGATGGGGCTTGATATTGTTGATATCCCCGGAATGACGGTAAACCGCTATTGCGCATCGGGATTGGAGACAATTTCAATTGCAACAGCAAAAATTCAAAGTGGAATGGCAGATTGTATAATTGCCGGTGGTGCAGAAAGCATGAGCTTTATTCCTATGGGTGGGTACAAACCTGTTCCCGACTATAAAGTTGCCAAAGAAGGTAATGAAGACTATTACTGGAATATGGGGTTAACCGCCGAAGCTGTTGCAAAAAAGTACAATGTTTCTCGTGAAGACCAAGACGAATTTGCCTATACAAGTCAGATGCGTGCTTTAAAAGCGCAAGATGAAGATCGTTTTCAAGATCAGATAGTTCCTATAGAGATTGAAGAAACTTTTGTGAATGATTCAGGTAAAAAAGAAACCAGAAAATATACGGTAACCAAAGACGAAGGTCCTCGAAAAGGAACCAATATTGAAGCACTTTCAAAACTGCGTCCTGTTTTCGCCCAAGGCGGAAGTGTAACCGCGGGTAATTCCTCTCAAATGAGCGATGGTGCAGCTTTCGCCGTTATTATGAGTGAAGAAATGGTAAAAGAGCTAAACTTAGAACCTATAGCTCGTTTAGTGAGTTATGCAGCTGTGGGTGTAGAACCCAGTATAATGGGAATCGGGCCGCTTTATGCAATTCCAAAAGCCTTAAAGCAAGCAGGTTTAAAACAGGATCAATTAGATTTAATTGAATTAAATGAAGCTTTCGCTTCACAATCCTTAGCCGTTATTCGCGGACTTGGTTTAGACAAAGAAATTGTAAATGTAAACGGAGGCGCAATCGCCATGGGGCATCCGCTAGGCTGTACCGGCGCCAAGCTGTCCGTTCAATTATTCGATGAAATGCAAAAACGAGATATGCAAGGCAAATACGGAATGGTTACAATGTGTGTGGGAACCGGGCAAGGGGCTGCGGGAGTTTACGAGTTTCTGAAGTAA
- a CDS encoding four helix bundle protein, with the protein MKRHNFKKLQIWNDSMSIIDRTYKFTCSFPDFERFGLRTQMNRCSVSMASNISEGSSKRTDTHFAKYLDDSLGSAFEWETQLIVAYRQNYISEELFKELEKEINILQKKISKFIESLDI; encoded by the coding sequence ATGAAACGGCATAATTTTAAAAAACTTCAAATTTGGAATGATAGTATGTCAATTATTGATCGTACCTATAAGTTTACTTGTAGTTTTCCAGATTTTGAAAGATTCGGATTGCGTACTCAAATGAACAGATGTTCAGTTTCAATGGCTTCAAATATTTCCGAAGGAAGTAGCAAGAGAACCGACACTCATTTCGCTAAATATTTAGATGATAGTTTAGGTTCAGCTTTTGAATGGGAAACACAGTTGATAGTTGCATATCGACAGAATTATATTTCCGAAGAACTTTTTAAAGAATTAGAAAAAGAAATAAACATATTGCAAAAGAAAATTTCAAAATTCATAGAAAGTCTTGATATCTAA
- a CDS encoding acyl-CoA dehydrogenase family protein codes for MSTTETKNNELLRGGQFLVKETKAEDIFTPEDFSEEQKMMRDSVKEFVDREIWPNKERFEQHDYALTEEIMRKAGEMGLLGVAVPEEYGGLGMSFVTTMLVCDYISGASGSVATAFGAHTGIGTLPITLYGTEEQKKKYVPKLATGEWFGAYALTEPGAGSDANSGKTKAVLSEDGKTYSINGQKMWISNAGFCNTFIVFARIEDDKNITGFIVENDASNGITFGEEEKKLGIHSSSTRQVFFNDTKVPTENMLGERGEGFKIAMNALNVGRIKLAAAGLDGQRRVISKAVEYANERIQFDVPISSFGAIKLKLAEMATNAYVDESASYRAAKNIEDRIALRIKAGNSHQEAELKGVEEYAIECSILKVAVSEDIQHCTDEGIQIYGGMGYSAEAPMESAWRDARITRIYEGTNEINRMLSVGMLVKKAMKGHVDLLGPAQAVASELMGIPSFETPDFSELLSEEKAMIAKLKKVFLMVAGSAVQKYGTELEEHQQTLLAAADILIEIYMAESTILRTEKNAKRFGEESQVEQIAMSKLYLYHAVDIITVKAKESILSFAEGDEQRAMLMGLKRFTKYQNMPNIGELRRTIAAKVIAENKYPF; via the coding sequence ATGAGCACAACTGAAACAAAAAATAACGAACTTCTCCGCGGCGGACAATTTCTAGTAAAAGAAACAAAGGCCGAAGACATCTTCACACCAGAAGATTTTTCCGAAGAACAAAAAATGATGCGCGACTCTGTAAAGGAATTTGTAGATCGCGAAATCTGGCCAAATAAGGAACGTTTTGAACAACACGATTACGCCCTAACCGAAGAAATTATGCGAAAGGCTGGAGAAATGGGCCTTTTGGGGGTTGCCGTTCCTGAAGAATATGGCGGCCTTGGAATGAGTTTCGTAACAACAATGTTGGTTTGCGACTATATTTCGGGAGCAAGCGGTTCGGTGGCAACAGCTTTTGGCGCGCACACCGGTATTGGAACATTGCCAATAACCCTATACGGTACCGAAGAACAAAAGAAAAAATACGTGCCAAAACTTGCAACAGGCGAATGGTTTGGAGCATATGCCCTAACCGAACCGGGAGCAGGAAGCGATGCCAATAGCGGAAAAACAAAAGCCGTGCTTTCGGAAGATGGAAAAACATATTCCATTAACGGTCAAAAAATGTGGATTTCTAATGCAGGCTTTTGTAATACTTTCATCGTTTTTGCCAGAATTGAAGACGACAAAAACATAACCGGATTTATTGTAGAAAACGACGCTTCAAACGGAATTACATTTGGCGAGGAAGAAAAGAAATTAGGTATTCACTCCTCCTCTACCCGTCAGGTTTTCTTTAACGATACTAAAGTTCCCACAGAAAATATGTTAGGGGAACGTGGTGAAGGCTTTAAAATAGCGATGAATGCACTTAACGTTGGTCGTATTAAACTTGCTGCTGCAGGTCTTGACGGGCAACGTAGGGTAATTTCAAAAGCGGTGGAATACGCTAATGAACGAATTCAATTTGATGTGCCAATTTCATCTTTTGGTGCCATTAAACTCAAATTGGCCGAGATGGCAACCAATGCCTATGTAGATGAAAGTGCTTCGTATAGAGCCGCTAAAAATATTGAAGACAGAATCGCTCTTCGTATTAAAGCTGGTAATAGTCATCAAGAAGCCGAGCTAAAAGGCGTAGAGGAATACGCTATTGAATGTTCAATTTTAAAAGTAGCTGTTTCAGAAGACATTCAACATTGTACAGATGAAGGAATCCAGATTTATGGCGGAATGGGTTACAGTGCCGAAGCCCCCATGGAGTCTGCTTGGAGAGATGCGCGAATTACACGTATTTACGAAGGCACAAACGAAATTAACCGGATGCTTTCCGTTGGCATGCTTGTTAAAAAAGCAATGAAAGGCCACGTAGATCTTTTAGGACCTGCACAAGCCGTAGCTTCAGAATTGATGGGAATTCCTTCTTTTGAAACTCCCGATTTCTCCGAATTACTTTCCGAAGAAAAAGCAATGATTGCCAAACTGAAAAAAGTTTTTCTAATGGTTGCCGGAAGCGCTGTTCAAAAATATGGTACTGAGCTTGAAGAGCACCAACAAACATTATTGGCCGCTGCAGATATTTTAATTGAAATCTATATGGCTGAAAGTACAATTTTACGAACTGAAAAGAACGCAAAACGCTTTGGTGAAGAGTCGCAGGTAGAGCAAATTGCAATGTCTAAATTATACTTATACCACGCTGTAGATATCATTACGGTTAAGGCTAAGGAATCTATCCTCTCATTTGCAGAAGGCGACGAACAACGCGCTATGTTAATGGGCTTAAAACGATTCACTAAATATCAAAACATGCCAAATATTGGCGAATTGAGAAGAACGATTGCCGCCAAGGTAATTGCAGAAAACAAGTATCCGTTTTAA
- a CDS encoding M28 family metallopeptidase has protein sequence MKILCLLLLLMLSFASFSQTSQRTLSDGKLYDIINSVSSERIEADITTLANFGTRNTFSDTVSNTRGIGAARRFIKNEFETISKDCNNCLNVFYQKYFVKAEGNDRVSQDTWIVNVAAVQKGSKYPNRYIIMSGDIDSRNSDGSDFTKDAPGANDNASGMAGAIEAARVLSNYKFESSIIYLGLSGEEQGLFGGKGFADYAKAQDWEIIGVFNNDMIGNIKGVDGVISNRDFRIFSEPVPPTETEHERQMRRFYGGEVDGISRQLARYVYKTTKTYMPEMNPMMIYRLDRFGRGGHHRPFNDLGWAGIRIMEAHENYNQQHQDIRTENGIEYGDKLKFVNFDYAAKLTAVNAINLASLAWAPPAPKNVAIGGVVEPSTKLKWDKVDGAIGYKIYWRDTTSPTWDHSRYVGNVSEFTLDGIVIDNYFFGVAAIGENGFESVVVFPNSVFR, from the coding sequence ATGAAAATACTCTGTTTACTTCTTTTATTAATGCTCTCTTTTGCTTCTTTTTCACAAACCAGTCAGAGAACACTTTCAGACGGAAAATTGTACGATATAATAAATTCAGTTTCTTCAGAGAGAATTGAAGCCGATATAACCACGCTTGCCAACTTTGGCACCCGAAATACGTTTAGTGACACCGTAAGCAATACTCGCGGAATAGGCGCAGCCCGAAGATTTATAAAAAATGAATTTGAAACTATTTCAAAAGATTGCAATAACTGTTTAAATGTTTTTTATCAAAAATATTTCGTAAAAGCTGAAGGCAATGACCGTGTTTCCCAAGATACTTGGATTGTAAACGTGGCCGCTGTTCAAAAAGGAAGTAAATATCCAAACCGTTACATCATCATGAGCGGCGATATAGACTCCCGAAACAGCGACGGCAGCGATTTTACCAAAGATGCACCCGGCGCCAACGACAATGCCAGCGGAATGGCGGGTGCAATTGAAGCGGCACGCGTACTTTCAAATTATAAATTTGAAAGCAGTATTATTTATTTAGGATTGAGCGGCGAGGAACAGGGACTTTTTGGCGGCAAAGGTTTCGCAGACTATGCAAAAGCCCAAGACTGGGAAATCATCGGCGTTTTTAATAACGATATGATTGGAAACATTAAAGGCGTTGACGGGGTAATTAGCAATCGCGATTTTAGAATTTTTAGCGAACCCGTGCCCCCAACCGAAACAGAACACGAACGCCAAATGCGACGCTTTTACGGAGGCGAGGTAGATGGTATTTCACGTCAGCTCGCTCGTTATGTTTATAAAACCACCAAAACATATATGCCAGAAATGAACCCAATGATGATTTATCGTTTAGACCGTTTTGGCCGTGGTGGGCATCACCGTCCGTTTAACGATTTGGGTTGGGCAGGAATCAGAATTATGGAGGCCCACGAAAACTACAATCAACAACATCAGGACATACGCACCGAAAACGGCATTGAATACGGCGATAAACTAAAATTCGTAAACTTTGATTACGCCGCAAAACTAACCGCAGTAAACGCTATAAATTTAGCAAGCCTTGCCTGGGCACCACCTGCACCAAAAAATGTGGCCATTGGAGGTGTTGTAGAACCTTCAACAAAATTAAAATGGGACAAAGTTGACGGTGCCATTGGCTATAAAATCTATTGGCGGGACACCACCAGCCCCACTTGGGACCACAGCCGTTACGTAGGTAATGTTTCAGAATTTACGTTGGATGGAATAGTAATAGACAACTATTTTTTTGGGGTTGCAGCCATTGGAGAAAATGGGTTTGAAAGTGTTGTTGTTTTCCCTAATTCGGTTTTTAGGTGA
- a CDS encoding M1 family metallopeptidase, translated as MCTLVTLLLISTISIAQELTHADTLRGSITPERAWWDVTHYDLKVTVNPSEKTIKGSNTITYKVLDENDLMQIDLQSPMTIDKVLQNKKEIPVTSEGDAHFLKLQQKQEPGEENEITIYFSGKPKVAVRPPWDGGFTWNTDSNGNHFIATSNQGIGASVWWPLKDHPSEEADNGVTIAVTTPKNLMDVSNGRLKNVIENNDSKTWVWEVVNPINSYGVNINIGDYIHFGEKYKGEKGMLDMDYYVLRENEAKAKKQFKQAPMMMEAFEHWFGPYPFYEDGYKLVEAPYLGMEHQSSVTYGNNFKNGYLGSDVSGSGWGMKFDFIIIHESGHEWFANNITNKDVADMWVHEGFTSYSENIYLDYHFGKKASSEYVIGVRNNVVNDTPILGRYYNVNKSGSSDMYYKGANVLHTVRQLIADDEKWRQILRGLNKEFYHQNVTTQQVENYISDKSGIDLSTFWDQYLRTTMIPTVEYLIDGNTLKFRYVETVENFKMPIIAVVNETETWITPTAQWQTKELPTTIKTFQIKKDFYVNTIHVKK; from the coding sequence ATGTGCACACTAGTGACCCTACTCCTAATTTCCACTATTTCCATTGCCCAAGAATTAACCCATGCCGACACCCTCCGCGGTAGTATAACCCCCGAACGTGCGTGGTGGGACGTTACCCATTATGATTTAAAGGTAACTGTAAACCCTTCCGAAAAAACCATTAAAGGCAGTAATACGATTACGTATAAAGTTTTAGACGAAAACGACCTTATGCAAATAGACCTGCAAAGCCCGATGACGATTGACAAAGTACTTCAAAATAAAAAGGAAATTCCAGTTACTTCCGAAGGAGATGCACATTTTTTAAAACTGCAACAAAAGCAAGAACCAGGCGAGGAAAACGAAATAACCATCTATTTTTCCGGGAAACCGAAAGTGGCCGTACGTCCGCCGTGGGATGGAGGATTTACATGGAATACAGACAGCAACGGCAATCATTTTATTGCAACTTCTAACCAAGGTATTGGTGCCAGCGTTTGGTGGCCGCTAAAAGATCATCCTTCCGAAGAAGCCGATAACGGAGTTACAATTGCAGTTACAACACCTAAAAACCTAATGGATGTTAGTAATGGCCGCTTAAAGAATGTAATTGAAAACAACGATTCCAAAACGTGGGTATGGGAAGTTGTAAACCCTATAAATAGCTATGGCGTAAATATAAATATAGGCGATTATATACATTTTGGCGAAAAGTATAAAGGCGAAAAAGGAATGCTGGACATGGATTATTACGTACTTCGTGAAAATGAAGCTAAAGCCAAAAAACAATTTAAACAAGCCCCAATGATGATGGAAGCTTTTGAACACTGGTTTGGGCCTTACCCTTTTTACGAAGACGGCTACAAACTCGTGGAAGCGCCCTATTTGGGAATGGAACACCAAAGTAGCGTAACTTATGGCAACAATTTTAAAAACGGTTATTTAGGCAGTGATGTGTCTGGTAGTGGCTGGGGAATGAAATTTGATTTTATTATAATTCACGAAAGTGGGCACGAATGGTTTGCAAATAACATCACCAATAAAGACGTAGCCGATATGTGGGTGCATGAAGGTTTTACCAGTTATTCGGAGAATATTTATTTAGATTATCACTTCGGAAAAAAAGCTTCTTCGGAATATGTAATTGGTGTTCGCAATAATGTGGTTAACGACACCCCAATTCTTGGTCGTTATTACAACGTAAATAAATCTGGCAGTAGCGATATGTATTACAAAGGTGCAAATGTGCTGCATACAGTGCGGCAATTGATTGCAGACGATGAAAAATGGCGGCAGATTTTAAGGGGATTAAATAAAGAGTTTTACCATCAAAATGTAACTACCCAGCAAGTTGAAAATTATATCAGTGACAAAAGTGGAATTGACTTATCAACCTTTTGGGATCAATATTTACGCACCACGATGATTCCCACGGTAGAATATTTAATAGATGGAAATACCTTGAAATTTCGCTATGTTGAAACGGTAGAAAACTTCAAAATGCCTATAATTGCAGTAGTCAATGAAACTGAAACTTGGATTACCCCTACCGCCCAATGGCAAACCAAGGAACTTCCTACTACAATTAAAACATTTCAGATTAAAAAAGATTTTTATGTAAATACCATACACGTGAAAAAATAA